The genome window CGAAAGAGTCCGGCCGGTGACCGTCGCTCCAGCTGCGAGCCGCCACCGCCGCACCGCCCGCGGATATCCCCAAGCCTCAAGGCGGGTCAGGTCGCCTTAGGGACGCGAAAGAGTCCGGCCGGTGACCGTCGCTCCAGCTGCGAGCCGCCACCGCCGCACCGCCCGCGGATATCCCCAAGCCTCAAGGCGGGTCAGGTCGCCTCGCCTTCGGTGCGAGCTGCGTACGGCCAGCTGGTGCGGGTCTACCGTGCGAACGTGCCTGCCTGTGCGAACGGAGCGGACCGCCTCGGCCTTTCGCGGCCCCATGGGTAGCGGCGTTGTGGGTTCCGTGCCCACCGTTGAGCGCCGAGATCGGCGATGGTAGTGTGAACCATCCGTGAGCAGCACGGGGAGCCGCCATTGGATTGGGTCCTCCTCGGGCGGAGCGGGTCCGCTCGAGTCTTCTAACGAAAGGGGCACGGATGCAGGGACCACATTTCGAAGATTCCTGGGCAGTGGGCTGCGCTGGCTCCGAGGATCCCAACCCGGCCGGCGAGATGGGGCACGGATGATCAAGCTCGAGGATCTCCGACCCAACGCCGTGGTCCGCGGGATTCTGCCCGACTGCCTTGTCTCGGTCGTGGGCGTGCAGTGGTTCGGGTCTGAGGCGCTGGAGCTCACGTATAAGGATCCCGGTGGCCGCGTCGCCAACCAGCTCCTCTATCGCCACGACGAACCCCGCCTCGAAGTCGTGGAGCAGGGACGCCCCTGGAGCTTCGATGGAGACGGTGGCCTGTTCCGTCTCGTGTCGGAGGCCCACCGCATTCGCCTCGCGCACCTTTTCGACCCGGTGCTGGCGGTCCACACGTCGCTCGTCGATCCGTTGCCGCACCAAATCACTGCCGTCTACGAGTCGTTGCTCTTGCGCCAACCGCTGCGCTTTCTTCTTGCCGACGACCCCGGGGCGGGCAAGACGATCATGGCCGGGCTCTTGATCAGGGAGCTCATCGCACGCGGCGATCTCCATCGCTGTCTCGTCGTGTGCCCGGGCAGTCTTGCCGAGCAGTGGCAGGACGAGCTCTACCGCCGCTTCCAGCTGCCGTTCGAGATCCTCACGACCGACAAGCTCGAGGCAGCGCGCACAGGCAACTGGTTCATCGAGAACAACCTCGTCATCGCCCGCCTCGACAAGCTATCCCGCAACGAGGACGTCCAGGCGAAGCTCAACGCGCCCGACTGCCGTTGGGACCTCGTCGTCTGCGACGAGGCACACAAGATGTCGGCCACGTTCTTCGGCGGCGAGATCAAGTACACGAAGCGCTACAAGCTCGGGCAGCTGCTGTCCGCCACCACGCGTCACTTCCTCCTGATGACCGCGACGCCCCACAACGGCAAGGAGGAGGACTTCCAGCTCTTCATGGCTCTGCTCGACGGCGACCGCTTCGAGGGGCGTTTTCGCGACGGTGTGCACGTTGCCGACGTGTCGGATCTCATGCGGCGCACGGTGAAGGAGACGTTGGTCAAGTTCGACGGAAGACCGCTCTTTCCCGAGCGCATCGCGTACGCCGTTCCCTACCAGCTGTCCGACCCCGAGGCTCGGCTCTACAAGGAAGTCACCAACTACGTCCGGGAGGAGTTCAACCGCGCCGAGGCACTGCAGAACGACAAGCGGGCCGGCACGGTCGGTTTCGCGCTGACCATTCTGCAGCGGCGTCTCGCCTCGTCCCCGGAGGCCATCTACCAATCACTGAGGCGACGCCGCGAACGCCTGGAAAAGCGCCGGCGCGAGATGGAGCTATTGCAGCGCGGGGCAATCTCGCAAGCGCTCGCCGCCGCTACACCCGAATTCGATGCCGAGGACTTCGAGGACCTCGAGGACGCACCCGACATCGAGATCGAAACCGCCGAGGAACAGGTACTCGACCAGGCCACGGCCGCGCGCACGATCGATGAGCTGAAGGCCGAGATCGAGACCTTGGGGCGCTTGGAGTCGCTGGCGGTTTCCGTGCGACGCGGCGCGGAGGACCGCAAGTGGCGCGAGCTGGCGAACCTTCTCTCCGAGATCTTCACGCCCGATGGACTCGCGTCCCGGGTCGCGGAACCGACCACGCCCTACGGCCACGTCATCCCGAAGCCCACGCCTTCGGCATCGCAGAAGCTCGTGATTTTCACCGAGCATCGCGACACCCTGAGCTACCTCGAAGATCGGATCAGCACCCTTCTCGGTCGCAAGGAAGCGGTCGTCGTCATCCACGGGAGCCTCGGCCGCGAGGAGCGGCGCAAGGCCCAGGAAGCTTTCCTCCACGATCCCGCGGTCAAGATCCTTCTTGCAACCGATGCCGCAGGCGAGGGCATCAACCTCCAGCGTGCGCACCTCATGGTCAACTACGACCTGCCCTGGAACCCGAATCGCATCGAGCAGCGGTTCGGCCGGATCCACCGCATCGGCCAGACGGAAGTCTGCCACCTGTGGAACTTGGTCGCTGCGGAAACGCGGGAGGGCGACGTCTACCAAACGCTGCTGGACAAGCTCGAGGAAGCGCGCAAGGCGCTCGGCGGCCAGGTCTTCGACGTTCTTGGCAAGCTGCAGTTCGAGGGCAAGTCGCTGCGCGAGCTGTTGCTGGAGGCCGTCCGCTACGGCGAGCAGCCTGAAATTCGCGCCCGGCTGACGCAGGCCATCGCGAACGCCGTTGACCGGGGGAAGATCCAGGATCTTCTCGAAGAGCGGGCGCTCGTGCACGACGGAATGGATGCGAGCCGTCTCCAGCGTGTGCGCGAAGACATGGAGCGCGCGGAAGCGCGACGGTTGCAGCCTCACTACATCGAGTCGTTCTTCATCGAGGCCTTCAAGCGGCTCGGCGGCACGGTACGTCAGCGGGAGCCGCGCCGCTTCGAGGTGAGTCACGTCCCAGCGACGGTCCGCAACCGCGATCGCCTCGTCGGCATCGGCGAGCCGGTTCTGCCGAGGTACGAACGCGTCGTCTTCGAGAAGCCGTTCATCGCACCTGTGGGGCAGCCGCTCGCGGCCTTCGTTTGTCCGGGCCACCCGCTTCTCGATGCCGCGCTCGACCTGACCCTGGAACGTCATCGCGATCTCCTGCGGCGAGGGACCGTGCTCGTGGATGAGCGTGACGCGGGCCCTTCGCCCCGGGTCGTGTTCTACCTGGAGCACGCGATTCAGGACGCCAGCGTCACACGTGCAGGCGACAGGCGGACGGTCTCGAAGCGCATGCTCTACGTCGAGCTCGACGCGCCGGAAGGCGCACGCCACCTCCACTACGCACCGTACCTCGACTACCGGCCCCTCGCTGACGACGAGCCCTCCGTGCAGGAGCTCCTCGACCGGTCCGAGTGCGCGTGGATCACCCGGGAGCTCGAGCAGAAAGCATTGGGTCACGCGATAGCCCATGTCGTGCCCGAGCATCTCGACGAGGTGCGTGGCAGGCGTCTGCAGTGGATCGACAAGGCGCGCGCGGCGGTCAAGGACCGCCTGACGAAGGAAATCGGCTACTGGGACCACCGCGCCGAGCAGCTCCGCCTGCAGGAACAAGCGGGCAAGGCACCGGCGCGCTTGAACTCGCAGGAGGCGCGCCGGCGTGCCGACGATCTTCAAGCCCGCTTGCACAAGCGCATGGAGCAGCTCGACCTGGAAGCACAGGTGTCGGCCATGCCACCGGTCGCTCTCGGTGGTCTCGTCGTCGTGCCGGCGGGTCTCATCGCCGCCATGACGGGCCGGGCGGCTGCCGTGGCCGCGACGACCGTGGACACGCAGGCCGTCGCCGCGCGCGCCCGCGCCATCGTGATGGAGGTCGAAAGGAATCTCGGCTTCGACCCGGTCGACCGCGAGTACGAAAAGCTCGGCTACGACATCGAAAGCAAGGACGGCCGGACCGGGCGGCTGCGGTTCCTCGAGGTCAAGGGACGCGACGAGAACGCCCAGACGATCACGGTGACCAAGAACGAGATCCTCTACTCCTTGAACAAGCCCGACGACTTCATCCTCGCCATCGTCGAGTTCCGCACCGACGACACCCACCGCGTCCATTACGTGCGCCGCCCCTTCCACCGCGAGCCTGACTTCGGCGTGACGAGCGTGAACTACGACTTCGGCGAGCTGCTCGCCCGCGCGGAGGCGCCGCGATGACGGCGGCCATCGTTCCGTTGGAGCGGATCGAGCAGACGATCCTGCTCATCCGCGGGCACAAGGTCATGCTCGATGCCGACCTTGCAGCCCTATACGGCGTAGAGACGAAGGCGCTCAACCGAGCCGTCCGCCGCAACCTCGAGAGGTTCCCGGAGGACTTCATGGTTCAGCTCACCGAGCAGGAGGTGGCGGCTTTGAGGAGCCATTTTGGCACCTCAAACGCCGGCGGGAGCGCGATTTTGAGGTCACAATTTGGCACCTCAAAGGGCCGCGGCGGCCGCCGCTACGCACCCTACGCCTTCACGGAGCAGGGCGTCGCGATGCTGTCCAGCGTCCTTCGTAGCGCCCGCGCGGTCCAGGTCAACGTCCAGATCATGCGGACCTTCGTCAAGCTACGCCGCCTGCTGGCCACGCACGAGGATCTGGCCCGCAAGCTCGACGCCCTCGAGCGCAAGTACGATCGCCAGTTCAAGGTCGTCTTCGATGCGATCCGCGAGCTGATGGCGCCACCTGATCCGAAGCCGCGGCGGCGGATCGGTTTCGGCGCGGAGGACAAGCGGTGACCTACAGGAAAAAGCTCATCGAGGTGGCGCTGCCGCTCGATGCCATCAACAAGGCCTCGGCGCGGGAGAAATCGATCCGGCACGGGCACCCCTCGACGCTGCACCTCTGGTGGGCGCGACGACCGCTGGCCGCCGCGCGAGCGGTGATCTTCGCCCAAATGGTCGACGATCCGTCCGCCAACCCGGACTTGTTCCCGACTGAAAAGAAGCAGGAGAAGGAGCGACAGCGGCTCTTCAAGATCATCGAGGAGCTCGTGAAGTGGGCCCGTCGTCGCAGCCTGATGCCCGCCACCTTCGGCCTCGCCTGCTGTGCGATCGAGATGATGGCGACCGGGACCGCCCACTACGACATGGCCCGCTTCGGGATGGAGACATTCCGCGCGTCGCCGCGTCAGGCCGACCTCATGATCGTCGCCGGACGCGTCAGCCAGAAGATGGCGCCGGTGCTGCGCCAGATCTACGACCAGA of Pseudomonadota bacterium contains these proteins:
- a CDS encoding SNF2-related protein, which codes for MIKLEDLRPNAVVRGILPDCLVSVVGVQWFGSEALELTYKDPGGRVANQLLYRHDEPRLEVVEQGRPWSFDGDGGLFRLVSEAHRIRLAHLFDPVLAVHTSLVDPLPHQITAVYESLLLRQPLRFLLADDPGAGKTIMAGLLIRELIARGDLHRCLVVCPGSLAEQWQDELYRRFQLPFEILTTDKLEAARTGNWFIENNLVIARLDKLSRNEDVQAKLNAPDCRWDLVVCDEAHKMSATFFGGEIKYTKRYKLGQLLSATTRHFLLMTATPHNGKEEDFQLFMALLDGDRFEGRFRDGVHVADVSDLMRRTVKETLVKFDGRPLFPERIAYAVPYQLSDPEARLYKEVTNYVREEFNRAEALQNDKRAGTVGFALTILQRRLASSPEAIYQSLRRRRERLEKRRREMELLQRGAISQALAAATPEFDAEDFEDLEDAPDIEIETAEEQVLDQATAARTIDELKAEIETLGRLESLAVSVRRGAEDRKWRELANLLSEIFTPDGLASRVAEPTTPYGHVIPKPTPSASQKLVIFTEHRDTLSYLEDRISTLLGRKEAVVVIHGSLGREERRKAQEAFLHDPAVKILLATDAAGEGINLQRAHLMVNYDLPWNPNRIEQRFGRIHRIGQTEVCHLWNLVAAETREGDVYQTLLDKLEEARKALGGQVFDVLGKLQFEGKSLRELLLEAVRYGEQPEIRARLTQAIANAVDRGKIQDLLEERALVHDGMDASRLQRVREDMERAEARRLQPHYIESFFIEAFKRLGGTVRQREPRRFEVSHVPATVRNRDRLVGIGEPVLPRYERVVFEKPFIAPVGQPLAAFVCPGHPLLDAALDLTLERHRDLLRRGTVLVDERDAGPSPRVVFYLEHAIQDASVTRAGDRRTVSKRMLYVELDAPEGARHLHYAPYLDYRPLADDEPSVQELLDRSECAWITRELEQKALGHAIAHVVPEHLDEVRGRRLQWIDKARAAVKDRLTKEIGYWDHRAEQLRLQEQAGKAPARLNSQEARRRADDLQARLHKRMEQLDLEAQVSAMPPVALGGLVVVPAGLIAAMTGRAAAVAATTVDTQAVAARARAIVMEVERNLGFDPVDREYEKLGYDIESKDGRTGRLRFLEVKGRDENAQTITVTKNEILYSLNKPDDFILAIVEFRTDDTHRVHYVRRPFHREPDFGVTSVNYDFGELLARAEAPR
- a CDS encoding ORF6N domain-containing protein, yielding MTAAIVPLERIEQTILLIRGHKVMLDADLAALYGVETKALNRAVRRNLERFPEDFMVQLTEQEVAALRSHFGTSNAGGSAILRSQFGTSKGRGGRRYAPYAFTEQGVAMLSSVLRSARAVQVNVQIMRTFVKLRRLLATHEDLARKLDALERKYDRQFKVVFDAIRELMAPPDPKPRRRIGFGAEDKR
- the nuoB gene encoding NADH-quinone oxidoreductase subunit NuoB encodes the protein MTYRKKLIEVALPLDAINKASAREKSIRHGHPSTLHLWWARRPLAAARAVIFAQMVDDPSANPDLFPTEKKQEKERQRLFKIIEELVKWARRRSLMPATFGLACCAIEMMATGTAHYDMARFGMETFRASPRQADLMIVAGRVSQKMAPVLRQIYDQ